In Parus major isolate Abel chromosome 1, Parus_major1.1, whole genome shotgun sequence, the following proteins share a genomic window:
- the PTCHD1 gene encoding patched domain-containing protein 1 isoform X2 — MLSSWRKTREDQHVKERTAAVFADSMLSFSLTTAMYLVTFGIGASPFTNIEAARIFCCNSCIAIFFNYLYVLSFYGSSLVFTGYIENNYQHSIFCRKVPKPEVLQEKPAWYRFLLTARFSEDTDDSEETNTYESHLLVWFLKRYYCDWITNTYVKPFVVLFYLVYISFALMGYLQVSEGSDLSNIVATATRTIEYTTAQQKYFSNYSPVIGFYIYESIEYWNTSVQEDVLEYTKGFVRISWFESYLNYLRKLNISTGLPKKNFTDMLRNSFLKTPQFAHFSEDIIFSKKYNNEVDVVASRMFLVAKTMETKREELYDLLETLRKLSLTSKVKFIVFNPSFVYMDRYASSVGAPLQNSCISALFLLFFSAFLVADSLINVWLTLTVASVEFGVIGFMTLWKVELDCISVLCLIYGINYTIDNCAPLLSTFVLGKEFTRTKWVKNALEVHGVAILQSYLCYIVGLIPLAAVPSNLTRTLFRCLFLIALVTFFHCFAILPVILTFLPPSKKKRKEKKNPENREEIECVEMVDMDSTRVVDQITTV, encoded by the coding sequence ATGTTGTCCTCCTGGAGGAAAACTAGAGAAGACCAACATGTTAAAGAGAGGACTGCAGCTGTATTTGCAGACTCCATGCTCTCGTTTTCTCTCACCACTGCCATGTACCTGGTCACTTTTGGAATAGGTGCCAGTCCCTTCACTAACATTGAAGCAGCCAGGATTTTCTGCTGCAATTCCTGTATTGCAATTTTCTTCAACTACCTCTATGTACTCTCCTTTTATGGTTCCAGCCTGGTGTTTACTGGCTACATAGAAAACAACTACCAGCATAGTATCTTCTGCAGAAAGGTACCAAAGCCAGAGGTATTGCAAGAGAAGCCTGCATGGTATAGGTTTCTTCTGACAGCCAGATTCAGTGAGGACACAGATGATTCAGAGGAAACGAACACTTACGAGAGTCATCTTTTGGTGTGGTTCCTGAAACGCTACTATTGTGACTGGATAACAAACACTTACGTCAAGCCTTTTGTAGTTCTCTTTTACCTTGTTTATATTTCCTTTGCCTTAATGGGCTACCTGCAGGTCAGTGAGGGGTCAGACCTGAGCAACATCGTAGCGACTGCGACTCGGACCATTGAGTACACAACTGCCCAGCAGAAGTATTTCAGTAACTACAGCCCGGTCATCGGGTTCTACATCTATGAGTCAATCGAGTACTGGAACACCAGTGTCCAGGAGGACGTGTTGGAGTATACCAAGGGCTTTGTGAGGATATCTTGGTTCGAAAGCTACTTAAATTATCTTAGGAAACTCAACATATCTACTGGATTGCCGAAGAAGAATTTCACTGATATGTTGAGGAACTCGTTCCTGAAGACCCCTCAGTTTGCCCATTTTTCAGAGGATATCATCTTTTCCAAGAAATACAACAATGAAGTTGATGTTGTGGCCTCCAGGATGTTCTTGGTGGCCAAGACAATGGAAACCAAGAGGGAAGAACTTTATGACCTCCTGGAGACACTGAGGAAGCTCTCTCTCACCTCCAAGGTGAAATTCATCGTTTTCAATCCATCATTTGTGTACATGGATCGTTATGCCTCTTCAGTGGGAGCCCCCTTACAAAACTCCTGCATTAGtgctttatttctgctcttcttcTCTGCATTCCTGGTGGCAGACTCTCTGATCAATGTCTGGCTCACTCTAACTGTTGCCTCGGTTGAATTTGGAGTTATAGGTTTTATGACTTTGTGGAAAGTGGAACTAGattgtatttctgtgttgtgCTTAATTTACGGAATTAATTACACAATTGACAACTGTGCTCCACTGTTATCAACCTTTGTCCTGGGCAAAGAGTTCACAAGAACTAAATGGGTGAAAAATGCCCTGGAAGTGCATGGGGTAGCTATTTTGCAGAGCTACCTCTGCTATATTGTTGGTCTGATTCCTCTTGCAGCTGTGCCTTCAAATCTGACCCGTACACTGTTCAGGTGCTTGTTTTTAATAGCATTAGTCACCTTCTTTCACTGCTTTGCCATTTTACCTGTGATATTGACTTTCCTGCCACCCTccaagaagaagaggaaagagaagaagaatcCTGAAAACCGTGAGGAAATAGAGTGTGTTGAAATGGTGGATATGGATAGCACCCGAGTGGTTGACCAAATTACAACAGTCTAA